In Salinibacterium sp. ZJ70, one DNA window encodes the following:
- a CDS encoding MFS transporter, with amino-acid sequence MTAPIETPATTPAPRATPRTWVGLAVLVLPLILIAVDSMVLVFALPAISTELSPSGAEQLWIMDIYSFMLAGLLITMSSVGDRIGRRKLLLIGAVAFSAASVLGAVSTSPEMLIAARALLGLAGATLMPSTLSLIRNMFLDRDQRRFAVAVWSAGASAGAAAGPIVGGWIIEHFSWHAAFLMNIPVMVLLLVLAPFFIPESRNLGHAGVDLVSSVQSLVTMVAFVYAIKALAEGENLALAAAGFVVSFAAGTLFVRRQLRMPQPMINVRLFRVKAFTGAVIGDLISIFALIGSLFALTQYLQLVLELSPVESALWLLPQMVVSAASGFFAAWVVRKLPTALLVSLGTLAAAGGFFALIGLSTTTDPLMIALALCLIALGVGIATTLTHDIIMSSVPAERSGQAAAISETAYELGTALGTAVLGSVLLVAYRTGLEGSASGLVSGTMLDRATTTLAEALTVSRELGGELGATFAELARVAYTDGLVLIGIVGAILLVLGAVFMGWMLRGVSSQADLSHHDADH; translated from the coding sequence ATGACTGCCCCCATCGAGACGCCCGCCACGACACCCGCGCCCCGCGCCACCCCCCGCACCTGGGTCGGTCTCGCCGTGCTCGTGCTGCCGCTCATCCTCATCGCCGTCGACAGCATGGTGCTCGTCTTCGCCCTGCCCGCGATCTCCACCGAGCTCTCGCCGAGCGGCGCTGAGCAGCTGTGGATCATGGACATCTACTCGTTCATGCTCGCGGGCCTGCTCATCACGATGTCGTCGGTCGGCGACCGCATCGGCCGGCGCAAGCTCCTGCTCATCGGCGCCGTCGCGTTCTCGGCCGCATCGGTGCTCGGCGCCGTCTCCACGAGCCCCGAGATGCTCATCGCCGCGCGCGCCCTCCTCGGCCTCGCGGGCGCGACGCTCATGCCGTCGACGCTCTCGCTCATCCGCAACATGTTCCTCGACCGCGACCAGCGCCGCTTCGCCGTCGCTGTGTGGAGCGCGGGCGCCTCGGCAGGTGCCGCCGCAGGCCCCATCGTCGGCGGCTGGATCATCGAGCACTTCAGCTGGCACGCCGCGTTCCTCATGAACATCCCGGTGATGGTGCTGCTGCTCGTGCTCGCGCCGTTCTTCATCCCCGAGAGCCGCAACCTGGGCCACGCGGGCGTCGACCTCGTGAGCTCCGTGCAGTCGCTCGTCACGATGGTCGCCTTCGTGTACGCCATCAAGGCGCTCGCGGAGGGCGAGAACCTTGCGCTCGCCGCCGCCGGCTTCGTCGTGAGCTTCGCCGCGGGCACGCTGTTCGTGCGGCGCCAGCTGCGGATGCCGCAGCCGATGATCAACGTGCGTCTGTTCCGCGTGAAGGCGTTCACCGGGGCGGTCATCGGGGACCTCATCTCGATCTTCGCGCTCATCGGATCGCTCTTCGCCCTCACGCAGTATCTGCAGCTCGTGCTCGAGCTGAGCCCGGTGGAGTCAGCGCTGTGGCTGCTGCCGCAGATGGTCGTCTCAGCTGCATCCGGATTCTTCGCGGCGTGGGTCGTGCGCAAGCTCCCGACGGCGTTGCTCGTCTCGCTCGGCACGCTCGCCGCGGCGGGCGGGTTCTTCGCGCTCATCGGCCTCTCGACGACCACGGATCCGCTCATGATCGCGCTCGCGCTGTGCCTCATCGCGCTCGGCGTGGGCATCGCGACGACGCTCACCCACGACATCATCATGAGCTCGGTGCCCGCCGAGCGCTCGGGGCAGGCGGCCGCCATCAGCGAGACCGCCTACGAGCTCGGCACCGCGCTCGGCACGGCCGTGCTCGGGTCAGTGCTGCTCGTCGCCTACCGCACAGGGCTCGAAGGATCCGCGTCCGGTCTCGTGAGTGGCACGATGCTCGACCGCGCGACCACGACGCTCGCCGAGGCCCTCACCGTCTCGCGTGAACTCGGCGGCGAGCTCGGCGCGACCTTCGCCGAGCTCGCCCGCGTCGCCTACACCGACGGCCTCGTGCTCATCGGCATCGTGGGCGCGATCCTGCTCGTGCTGGGCGCCGTGTTCATGGGGTGGATGCTGCGCGGTGTCTCGTCGCAGGCCGACCTCAGCCACCACGACGCCGACCACTGA
- a CDS encoding TetR/AcrR family transcriptional regulator, giving the protein MSRPSNRPAIMDAALRVAERAGVGGITIEAVAAEAGLTKGGVIYHFPTRAALLAGIHRELADRWEQQMRELLGGDPEDASQRDRLAAYIRASAATATPGEYLFVSDAETTRNNVAPWDEVSRRWIADPPAARTDGSYDPEELRLFTAQLAADGLWSHEFVNGQRMAPELRAAAAEAIIRSLDD; this is encoded by the coding sequence GTGAGCCGACCCAGCAACCGCCCCGCCATCATGGACGCGGCCCTGCGCGTGGCCGAGCGCGCGGGCGTCGGGGGCATCACGATCGAAGCGGTCGCTGCGGAAGCTGGCCTCACCAAGGGCGGCGTGATCTACCACTTCCCCACGCGCGCGGCGCTGCTCGCCGGCATCCACCGCGAGCTCGCCGACCGCTGGGAGCAGCAGATGCGCGAGCTCCTGGGCGGCGACCCCGAAGACGCGTCGCAGCGGGACCGGCTCGCCGCCTACATCCGCGCCTCCGCCGCCACCGCGACGCCCGGCGAGTACCTCTTCGTCTCGGATGCCGAGACCACCCGCAACAACGTCGCCCCCTGGGATGAGGTGAGCCGCCGCTGGATCGCCGACCCGCCTGCCGCGCGCACCGACGGCTCCTACGACCCCGAGGAGCTCCGCCTCTTCACGGCCCAGCTCGCGGCCGACGGCCTGTGGTCGCACGAATTCGTGAACGGCCAGCGCATGGCGCCCGAGCTGCGCGCCGCGGCCGCCGAGGCGATCATCCGCTCGCTCGACGACTGA
- a CDS encoding pilus assembly protein TadG-related protein gives MSRAGIARRLRDDDGSTLPLVAFYAFLALATVLIVTAATSLYLEKKRLFTLADGAALVGAEAFELSAVSLASGSPRPLLDDTDVESAVSEYLAAAPITGFDGLAIDDASSPDGRSATVTLSATWHPPVVTIFVPDGIRIDATATARSVFG, from the coding sequence ATGAGCCGCGCGGGGATCGCGCGCAGACTGCGCGACGACGACGGATCGACCCTGCCCCTCGTAGCTTTCTACGCGTTCCTCGCCCTCGCGACGGTGCTCATCGTGACGGCGGCCACATCGCTCTACCTGGAGAAGAAGCGGCTCTTCACGCTCGCGGATGGGGCGGCGCTCGTCGGCGCGGAGGCGTTCGAGCTGTCCGCGGTGTCGCTCGCATCGGGCTCCCCGCGCCCCCTGCTCGACGACACGGACGTCGAATCCGCTGTGTCCGAGTACCTCGCGGCGGCGCCGATCACCGGCTTCGACGGGCTCGCGATCGACGACGCCTCCAGCCCCGACGGGCGCAGCGCGACGGTGACGCTCTCGGCGACGTGGCATCCGCCGGTCGTCACCATCTTCGTGCCCGACGGCATCCGCATCGACGCGACCGCGACCGCGCGCTCGGTCTTCGGCTGA
- a CDS encoding TadE/TadG family type IV pilus assembly protein, producing MGVPADERASSRRVRDRLADDTGSAPVEFVLVGVLLTFLTLAVLQLALALHIRNTVLDAAAEGARFGALADNEPADAAPRTAELITTALGADYASDIRVGEGEWMGVPAVTVTVRTTLPLAGFLGIDRGLEVTGHAARETLE from the coding sequence GTGGGAGTTCCCGCCGACGAGCGAGCGTCGTCGCGCCGCGTGCGCGACCGCCTCGCCGACGACACGGGCTCGGCGCCCGTGGAGTTCGTGCTCGTCGGGGTGCTGCTGACCTTCCTCACTCTCGCGGTGCTGCAGCTCGCTCTCGCCCTGCACATCCGCAACACCGTGCTCGATGCCGCCGCCGAGGGCGCGCGCTTCGGGGCGCTCGCCGATAACGAGCCCGCGGATGCCGCCCCGCGCACCGCCGAGCTCATCACGACCGCGCTCGGAGCCGACTACGCCAGCGACATCCGTGTCGGCGAGGGCGAGTGGATGGGGGTTCCCGCAGTCACCGTCACGGTGCGCACGACGCTGCCGCTGGCCGGGTTCCTCGGCATCGACAGGGGCCTGGAGGTGACGGGCCATGCGGCGCGCGAGACGCTGGAGTGA
- a CDS encoding type II secretion system F family protein — MSPTLGLAIAAGLTMGLGLWTLVALTPRFGARRLADRVAPYILDVSAEARALRARRTSEPGSVFAGLAAPLIERAQALLAQILGGDSSVARRLRQAGSADPVAAFRSRQLAWAAGGAAAGVVAVVALSRTATVGPLATTLVGVLALAAGLLLPEQLLTRRARTRTARIADELPTVLEFLSLALAAGESVRDAIRRVARIGSGELAGELGGAVAEVDLGIPLADALERTASDLEVPSLSRAIEQLTVALERGSPLVDVLRAQAQDSREDAKRALIESAGRKEVAMLVPLVFLILPVTIVFALFPATLVLELGF; from the coding sequence ATGAGCCCGACACTCGGCCTCGCCATCGCGGCGGGTCTCACCATGGGGCTCGGACTCTGGACGCTCGTCGCCCTCACTCCGCGGTTCGGCGCTCGCCGTCTGGCCGATCGGGTGGCGCCGTACATCCTCGACGTCTCGGCTGAAGCACGAGCCCTGCGCGCGCGGCGCACGAGCGAGCCGGGATCGGTCTTCGCAGGGCTCGCAGCCCCTCTCATCGAGCGGGCGCAGGCGCTGCTCGCCCAGATCCTCGGCGGCGATTCGTCGGTCGCGCGGCGGTTGCGCCAGGCGGGGTCCGCGGATCCGGTGGCCGCGTTCCGCTCGCGCCAGCTCGCGTGGGCGGCAGGCGGCGCCGCGGCGGGCGTCGTCGCGGTCGTGGCTCTCTCGCGCACCGCGACCGTCGGCCCGCTGGCCACCACGCTCGTCGGCGTGCTGGCGCTCGCCGCGGGGCTCCTCCTGCCCGAGCAGCTGCTCACCCGTCGCGCGCGCACCCGCACCGCACGCATCGCCGACGAGCTCCCGACCGTGCTCGAGTTCCTGAGCCTCGCGCTCGCCGCGGGCGAGAGCGTGCGCGACGCCATCCGTCGGGTCGCCCGAATCGGCAGCGGCGAGCTCGCAGGAGAGCTCGGGGGAGCGGTCGCCGAGGTCGACCTCGGCATCCCGCTCGCCGATGCCCTCGAACGCACCGCGAGCGACCTCGAGGTGCCCTCCCTCAGTCGCGCGATCGAACAGCTCACCGTCGCGCTCGAGCGCGGCAGCCCGCTCGTCGACGTGCTGCGCGCACAGGCTCAGGATTCGCGCGAGGACGCGAAGCGCGCGCTCATCGAATCCGCTGGCCGCAAGGAGGTCGCGATGCTCGTGCCCCTGGTGTTCCTGATCCTGCCTGTCACGATCGTGTTCGCGCTCTTCCCGGCGACGCTCGTGCTCGAGCTCGGGTTCTAG
- a CDS encoding type II secretion system F family protein, translating into MNGALWGLLLGVGVLLIASVWLWPRGQAETRVRREGVLSRLEDALAQAGLGRVTVPALLFVALACGSIAGFVVLAVTPVVALAAAAGLAATTAPFALVLARARTRRRAMRAVWPDAIDHLVAGLRSGLPLGDALAALAESGPEPLRLAFAEFAADHRATGRLEFALDALKDRLADPVADRVVETLRVARDVGGTELPSVLRSLAAFMRADSAVRSEVEARQTWVVSAARLGVAAPWLVLLLLAARPEAVRAYNSPAGVVLLVVGLVVTVVAYRIMLAIGRLPDERRWFA; encoded by the coding sequence GTGAACGGCGCGCTCTGGGGTCTGCTACTCGGCGTCGGCGTGCTGCTGATCGCATCCGTGTGGCTGTGGCCTCGTGGACAGGCCGAGACGCGTGTCCGGCGCGAGGGGGTGCTTTCGCGACTCGAGGACGCACTCGCGCAGGCAGGGCTTGGGCGGGTGACCGTCCCCGCGCTCCTGTTCGTGGCGCTCGCGTGCGGCTCGATCGCCGGCTTCGTGGTGCTCGCGGTCACCCCGGTCGTCGCGCTCGCCGCCGCTGCCGGCCTCGCGGCGACCACAGCACCGTTCGCCCTCGTGCTGGCCCGCGCGCGCACCCGACGGCGGGCGATGCGCGCCGTCTGGCCCGACGCCATCGATCATCTGGTCGCGGGGCTGCGGTCGGGACTCCCGCTCGGTGACGCTCTCGCGGCGCTCGCCGAATCCGGCCCCGAGCCGCTGCGGCTCGCGTTCGCGGAGTTCGCGGCCGATCATCGCGCGACGGGCCGCCTCGAGTTCGCACTCGACGCGCTCAAGGATCGGCTCGCAGATCCGGTCGCGGATCGTGTGGTCGAGACGCTGCGTGTGGCCCGCGATGTGGGCGGCACCGAGCTGCCGTCCGTGCTGCGCAGTCTCGCGGCGTTCATGCGCGCCGACTCCGCGGTGCGCTCGGAGGTGGAGGCGCGACAGACCTGGGTCGTGAGCGCTGCGAGGCTCGGTGTCGCCGCTCCCTGGCTCGTTCTGCTCCTGCTCGCCGCCCGGCCCGAGGCGGTGCGCGCCTACAACTCACCCGCGGGTGTCGTGCTGCTGGTCGTGGGCCTCGTGGTCACGGTGGTGGCGTACCGCATCATGCTCGCCATCGGCCGCCTCCCCGATGAGCGCAGGTGGTTCGCATGA
- a CDS encoding CpaF family protein, translating to MAGEVGAITERVRERVRRDGVDLHADRRVAERYVRDEVQRSAELALAGAGPLLTDEAGIARQVLAALTGLGPLQPYLDDPTVEELWINAPDRVFVARDGVSERVPLVLTAGEVRELLERMLHQTGRRIDLSSPFVDASLPDGSRLHAVIPDVTRQHISINIRRFRSGMRGLDDLVRLGTLSRSAADFLAASVRAGLNILVTGATHTGKTTLLGALLGECRSDERVVTVEETFELSVPTADHVAMQCRQPSLEGTGEITLRRLIKESLRMRPDRLIVGEVREAESLDLLIALNAGIPGMCSLHAGSAREALIKLCTLPLLAGRNIDVSFVTPTVASSIDLVVHAELHRDGRRRVVEIIAPTGKVVDGIVEADTVFRLTDAGLEPTGDLPARTEPFERAGIDLRVLTARPAEAMPQELASPALVPRTPDPMGAVSWDAVR from the coding sequence GTGGCGGGTGAGGTCGGGGCGATCACGGAGCGGGTGCGCGAGCGGGTGCGGCGCGACGGCGTCGATCTGCACGCGGATCGGCGCGTTGCCGAGCGGTACGTGCGTGACGAGGTGCAGCGCTCCGCCGAGCTGGCGCTCGCCGGGGCCGGGCCGCTGCTCACCGACGAGGCGGGCATCGCCAGGCAGGTGCTCGCGGCGCTCACAGGGCTCGGGCCGCTGCAGCCGTATCTCGACGATCCGACGGTCGAAGAGCTCTGGATCAACGCCCCCGACCGGGTCTTCGTGGCCCGAGACGGTGTGTCGGAGCGGGTGCCGCTCGTGCTCACCGCGGGCGAGGTGCGCGAGCTGCTCGAACGGATGCTGCACCAGACCGGTCGCCGCATCGACCTGTCGTCCCCGTTCGTCGATGCCTCGCTGCCCGACGGCTCGCGCCTGCACGCCGTCATCCCGGATGTGACGCGCCAGCACATCTCGATCAACATCCGCCGCTTCCGCAGCGGGATGCGCGGGCTCGACGATCTCGTGCGCCTCGGCACGCTGTCCCGCTCCGCCGCCGACTTCCTCGCCGCATCCGTGCGTGCGGGGCTCAACATCCTCGTGACAGGCGCCACCCACACCGGCAAGACGACGCTGCTCGGCGCGCTGCTCGGCGAGTGCCGCAGCGATGAGCGCGTCGTCACCGTCGAGGAGACGTTCGAGCTCTCGGTGCCGACCGCGGATCACGTGGCGATGCAGTGTCGCCAGCCGAGCCTTGAAGGTACGGGCGAGATCACCCTGCGGCGCCTCATCAAGGAATCGCTGCGCATGCGCCCCGACCGGCTCATCGTGGGCGAGGTGCGCGAAGCCGAGTCGCTCGACCTGCTCATCGCGCTCAACGCGGGCATCCCCGGCATGTGCTCGCTCCACGCCGGCAGCGCGCGGGAGGCGCTCATCAAGCTGTGCACCCTGCCGCTGCTCGCCGGCCGCAACATCGATGTCAGCTTCGTGACGCCCACCGTCGCCTCCTCGATCGACCTCGTCGTGCACGCCGAGCTGCACCGCGACGGGCGCCGCCGGGTGGTCGAGATCATCGCGCCCACCGGGAAGGTCGTCGACGGGATCGTCGAGGCGGACACGGTCTTCCGTCTCACCGATGCGGGTCTCGAACCGACCGGTGACCTCCCGGCGCGCACGGAGCCGTTCGAGCGGGCCGGCATCGATCTGCGGGTGCTCACCGCCCGTCCCGCGGAGGCGATGCCGCAGGAGCTCGCGAGTCCCGCGCTCGTCCCGCGCACCCCGGATCCGATGGGTGCCGTCAGCTGGGACGCCGTGCGGTGA
- a CDS encoding cupin domain-containing protein yields MTDTATIARLRTTEGSLGEHTAKPTALTEGLTEATEPVWTGGKIETGLWECTPGRFTARRDGYTEICTILSGSVTITQEGREPIRFAPGDVMVMPSGWVGEWEVHEPLRKHYTVIDD; encoded by the coding sequence ATGACCGACACCGCCACCATCGCCCGCCTTCGCACCACGGAGGGCTCCCTCGGCGAGCACACCGCCAAGCCGACCGCTCTCACCGAGGGGCTCACGGAAGCCACCGAGCCCGTATGGACGGGCGGGAAGATCGAGACGGGCCTCTGGGAGTGCACGCCCGGCCGCTTCACGGCTCGCCGCGACGGCTACACGGAGATCTGCACGATCCTCTCGGGTTCCGTCACGATCACGCAGGAGGGGCGCGAGCCCATCCGCTTCGCTCCCGGCGACGTCATGGTGATGCCCTCGGGCTGGGTGGGCGAGTGGGAGGTGCACGAGCCGCTGCGCAAGCACTACACGGTGATCGACGACTGA
- a CDS encoding FAD-binding oxidoreductase, whose amino-acid sequence MINGDVSHWWNVAGSARVTRPELPGSLQTDVAIVGAGYTGLWTAYYLKKADPSLRIAIIEQRHVGYGASGRNGGWLTNSITGGREQYLKTHSRDEIERFQREANATVDEVIRVTEVEGIDADILKGGEFNVAYTPAQEARLRAWAAAEQQWASTDVELLEASDAKAKINVAHTRAAMWHPHSARIQPAKLAAGLAAAVERLGVTIYENTRALEILPRKVLTTHGDVEATYVVRATEGFTAQLKGLRRLWLPMNSSLIATEPLPASVWDELNWSKGEVLGDMAHVYMYAQRTADDRIAIGGRGVPYRYGSRTDLDGQTPEVTAEKLRRIMLRFFPATRDAQIDHVWSGVLGVPRDWSATVGLDPTTGIAWGGGYVGTGVTSTNLAGRTLADLILGRGTDLTTLPWVNHRVRKWEPEPLRWIATKGLYTAYGMADRIEDRGSARTSPIAKIADIITGRH is encoded by the coding sequence ATGATCAACGGAGACGTCTCCCACTGGTGGAACGTCGCGGGCAGTGCCCGCGTCACGCGCCCCGAGCTGCCCGGCTCGCTGCAGACCGATGTCGCGATCGTCGGCGCCGGATACACCGGGCTCTGGACCGCCTACTACCTGAAGAAGGCCGACCCCTCGCTGCGCATCGCCATCATCGAGCAGCGGCATGTGGGCTACGGAGCTTCGGGGCGCAACGGCGGTTGGCTCACCAACTCGATCACGGGCGGGCGCGAGCAGTACCTGAAGACCCACAGCCGTGACGAGATCGAGCGCTTCCAGCGCGAGGCGAACGCCACCGTCGACGAGGTGATCCGCGTCACCGAGGTGGAGGGCATCGACGCCGACATCCTCAAGGGCGGCGAGTTCAACGTGGCCTACACACCCGCGCAGGAGGCGCGCCTGCGTGCCTGGGCTGCCGCGGAACAGCAATGGGCGAGTACCGATGTGGAGCTGCTCGAGGCGTCGGATGCGAAGGCGAAGATCAACGTCGCGCACACGCGTGCGGCGATGTGGCATCCGCATTCCGCGCGCATCCAGCCCGCCAAGCTCGCCGCAGGCCTCGCGGCGGCCGTCGAGCGGCTCGGCGTGACGATCTACGAGAACACCCGCGCGCTCGAGATCCTGCCGCGCAAGGTGCTCACCACCCACGGCGACGTAGAGGCCACGTACGTCGTGCGCGCCACCGAGGGCTTCACAGCCCAGCTGAAGGGCCTGCGCCGCCTCTGGCTGCCGATGAACTCCTCGCTCATCGCGACCGAACCGCTGCCTGCCTCGGTGTGGGACGAGCTCAACTGGTCGAAGGGCGAGGTGCTCGGCGACATGGCGCATGTGTACATGTACGCGCAGCGCACCGCGGATGACCGCATCGCCATCGGGGGGCGCGGTGTGCCCTACCGGTACGGCTCGCGCACCGACCTCGACGGTCAGACGCCCGAGGTGACGGCCGAGAAGCTGCGCCGGATCATGCTGCGGTTCTTCCCCGCCACCCGCGACGCGCAGATCGACCATGTCTGGTCAGGCGTGCTCGGCGTGCCGCGCGACTGGTCGGCGACCGTCGGTCTCGACCCGACGACGGGCATCGCGTGGGGCGGCGGCTACGTGGGCACGGGCGTCACGAGCACCAACCTCGCCGGGCGCACGCTCGCCGACCTCATCCTGGGCCGCGGCACCGACCTCACGACGCTGCCGTGGGTGAACCACCGGGTGCGCAAATGGGAGCCTGAGCCGCTGCGCTGGATCGCCACCAAGGGCCTCTACACCGCGTATGGCATGGCCGACCGGATCGAGGACCGCGGCAGCGCCCGCACCTCGCCGATCGCGAAGATCGCCGACATCATCACCGGCCGACACTGA
- a CDS encoding DedA family protein, protein MPLTTLFATLLAAAPTALIPWLDPHAIIVEAGPWALLVVCLIVFAETGLLVGFILPGDTLLIITGLLTFTGTMTEAGTGIQIPIWVVCLSIMVAAFAGGELGYVIGHKTGPAIFEKKESGMFSKENVLRTNAFMEKWGPLAIVVARFVPIVRTFAPIAAGVAHMNYKRYSLYNAVGAAIWGAGLTFGGFLLGYFEPIADFVIEYIDVILLCAIALAVIPTVFHYVQGVVKARRARARGEDKPLSKDELALDPDVLDD, encoded by the coding sequence GTGCCACTCACCACACTTTTCGCTACTCTCCTCGCCGCCGCGCCCACAGCTCTGATCCCCTGGCTCGACCCGCACGCGATCATCGTCGAAGCGGGCCCCTGGGCCCTGCTCGTGGTGTGCCTCATCGTCTTCGCCGAGACGGGTCTGCTGGTCGGCTTCATCCTGCCGGGCGACACGCTCCTCATCATCACGGGGCTTCTCACCTTCACCGGAACGATGACGGAGGCCGGAACCGGCATCCAGATCCCGATCTGGGTCGTCTGCCTCTCGATCATGGTCGCCGCATTCGCCGGCGGTGAGCTGGGGTACGTGATCGGGCACAAGACCGGCCCCGCGATCTTCGAGAAGAAGGAGAGCGGCATGTTCTCGAAGGAGAACGTGCTGCGCACCAACGCGTTCATGGAGAAGTGGGGCCCGCTCGCGATCGTCGTGGCGCGCTTCGTGCCCATCGTGCGCACCTTCGCTCCCATCGCGGCAGGCGTCGCGCACATGAACTACAAGCGCTACTCGCTCTACAACGCGGTCGGCGCGGCCATCTGGGGTGCCGGCCTCACCTTCGGCGGCTTCCTGCTCGGCTACTTCGAGCCGATCGCCGACTTCGTCATCGAGTACATCGACGTGATCCTGCTGTGCGCGATCGCCCTCGCCGTGATCCCCACGGTGTTCCACTACGTGCAGGGCGTCGTCAAGGCCCGTCGCGCGCGCGCCCGCGGCGAAGACAAGCCGCTGAGCAAGGACGAGCTCGCGCTCGACCCGGACGTGCTCGACGACTGA
- a CDS encoding metal-dependent transcriptional regulator, whose protein sequence is MRSTPIAKTASSTVEDYLKVIHGHTEWQDAPITGSQLAARLGLVPSTVTEMVKKLVRQGLVTHQPYGAIQLTDEGRTQALRMVRRHRLVETWLVEGFGYDWDEVHDEAEVLEHVLSDRMLAAIDAQLGYPTRDPHGDPIPAPDGTITRPEAVLAASLEASTVGRVARISDRDGDVLRRISDDGIGLDTIVTAGELDGDVAEAVWLVPLRESRSA, encoded by the coding sequence GTGAGGAGCACGCCCATCGCTAAGACCGCCTCCTCGACCGTCGAGGACTATCTCAAGGTCATCCACGGCCACACCGAGTGGCAGGATGCGCCCATCACGGGCTCGCAGCTCGCCGCGCGTCTCGGGCTCGTGCCGTCGACCGTCACCGAGATGGTGAAGAAGCTCGTCAGGCAGGGGCTCGTGACCCACCAGCCGTACGGCGCGATCCAGCTCACCGACGAGGGGCGCACGCAGGCCCTGCGGATGGTGCGTCGCCACCGTCTCGTCGAGACCTGGCTCGTGGAGGGCTTCGGCTACGACTGGGATGAGGTGCACGACGAGGCCGAGGTGCTCGAGCATGTGCTGAGCGACCGGATGCTCGCCGCGATCGACGCCCAGCTCGGGTATCCCACGCGCGACCCGCACGGGGATCCGATCCCGGCACCAGACGGCACGATCACGCGACCGGAGGCCGTGCTGGCGGCGTCACTTGAGGCCAGCACGGTGGGGAGGGTGGCGCGCATCAGCGACCGCGACGGCGACGTGCTGCGTCGCATCAGCGACGACGGCATCGGGCTCGACACGATCGTCACGGCAGGGGAGCTGGATGGCGACGTCGCCGAGGCGGTGTGGCTGGTGCCCCTGAGGGAGTCGCGCAGCGCATAG
- a CDS encoding cation diffusion facilitator family transporter yields the protein MGHGHDHGAVARGAGNRIRIAIALAITVTVLVAELVGAAISGSLALLGDAGHMSSDAIGLAVALVASVVAARPATDRHTFGFQRVEVLGALINGIILIVVAVFVGVEGVKRLVSGIDHIDAWPMLVIATVGLLANIVAFAVLRGGDRTSINLRGALLEVLGDMLGSVAAIAAGAVILLTGFVQADAIASLVIAALIAPRAAILLRDVIRVLTESAPRDRDVEQIRSHLRETPGVVEVHDVHIWDITSGSPVFTAHVAVDPEIFVRGETGALLEKLSACLAGHFDVAHSTFQLEPAGHSQCEEHAHR from the coding sequence ATGGGTCACGGGCATGATCACGGCGCCGTCGCGCGTGGAGCGGGCAACCGCATCCGCATTGCGATCGCGCTCGCGATCACGGTCACGGTGCTCGTCGCCGAGCTCGTGGGGGCCGCGATCTCGGGTTCTCTCGCCCTCCTCGGCGACGCAGGCCACATGTCGAGCGACGCCATCGGCCTCGCGGTGGCGCTCGTGGCGTCCGTCGTCGCGGCGCGCCCCGCGACGGATCGTCACACCTTCGGATTCCAGCGCGTCGAGGTCCTCGGCGCGCTCATCAACGGAATCATCCTGATCGTCGTCGCCGTGTTCGTGGGGGTCGAGGGTGTGAAGCGGCTCGTGTCGGGCATCGACCACATCGACGCCTGGCCGATGCTCGTGATCGCCACAGTCGGCCTTCTCGCCAACATCGTCGCCTTCGCGGTGCTGCGCGGCGGCGACCGCACCTCCATCAACCTGCGCGGCGCGCTGCTCGAAGTTCTCGGCGACATGCTCGGCTCCGTCGCGGCGATCGCCGCCGGCGCCGTGATTCTGCTCACCGGATTCGTGCAGGCCGACGCCATCGCCTCTCTCGTGATCGCGGCGCTCATCGCGCCGCGCGCCGCCATCCTGCTGCGCGATGTCATCCGCGTGCTCACCGAGTCGGCTCCGCGCGACCGGGACGTCGAGCAGATCCGGTCGCACCTGCGCGAGACCCCCGGCGTCGTGGAGGTGCACGACGTGCACATCTGGGACATCACCTCCGGCTCGCCCGTCTTCACCGCGCACGTGGCGGTCGACCCCGAGATCTTCGTGCGCGGCGAGACGGGTGCGCTGCTCGAGAAGCTGAGCGCCTGCCTAGCCGGACACTTCGACGTCGCGCACTCCACGTTCCAGCTGGAGCCAGCCGGGCACTCGCAGTGTGAGGAGCACGCCCATCGCTAA